A genome region from Paracoccus stylophorae includes the following:
- a CDS encoding Rieske (2Fe-2S) protein, with product MSWTDYSTAPAPGTPICPAAEVTGVHALTMQGDKGAFPILVLRDAGDYFAYVNACPHQYLPLNYRSDRIRSADGTMLLCTGHGARFDIRTGEAIMGVDCGLDPVPVKLVEGMLVIGD from the coding sequence ATGAGTTGGACCGATTACAGCACCGCCCCCGCCCCCGGCACGCCCATCTGCCCGGCTGCCGAGGTGACGGGCGTGCACGCCTTGACCATGCAGGGCGACAAGGGCGCGTTTCCGATCCTGGTGCTGCGCGATGCCGGCGATTATTTCGCCTATGTGAATGCCTGCCCGCATCAGTATCTGCCGCTGAACTATCGCAGCGACCGGATCCGGTCGGCAGACGGCACGATGCTGCTGTGCACGGGCCACGGCGCGCGGTTCGATATCCGCACGGGTGAGGCGATCATGGGCGTGGATTGCGGCCTCGACCCGGTGCCGGTGAAGCTGGTCGAGGGGATGCTGGTGATCGGGGACTGA
- a CDS encoding ATPase has protein sequence MIYGSGSAWLGAANRRVVLFGMSGLGKTYLSNMLRASGDWFHYSIDYRIGTRYMGEYIADNFKREAMKVPLLRELLMTDSVYIASNITFDNLAPLSTYLGKPGSPSRGGLPFDEYCLRQNQHRQAEISALLDTRHFMDRAIDIYSIPHFVCDSGGSICEVVDPDDPDDPVLDVLERNLLMVWIKGSDAHTAELVRRFDRAPKPMYYQPAFLERSWVAYRVEKGLQEHEVNPDDFIRWTYARALAHRQPRYRAMARRGVTVTAEEVAQIRSPEDFADLIARAIDRRQN, from the coding sequence ATGATCTATGGCAGCGGCAGCGCCTGGCTTGGGGCGGCGAACCGGCGTGTGGTGCTGTTCGGCATGTCCGGGCTGGGCAAGACCTATCTGTCGAACATGCTGCGCGCGTCGGGCGACTGGTTCCACTATTCGATCGATTACCGCATCGGCACCCGCTACATGGGCGAATACATCGCCGACAACTTCAAGCGCGAGGCGATGAAGGTGCCGCTGCTGCGCGAATTGCTGATGACCGACAGCGTCTATATCGCCAGCAACATCACCTTCGACAATCTGGCACCGCTGTCGACCTATCTGGGCAAGCCCGGCAGCCCCAGCCGCGGCGGCCTGCCCTTTGACGAATACTGCCTGCGCCAGAACCAGCATCGACAGGCCGAGATCTCGGCCCTGCTGGACACGCGCCATTTCATGGATCGCGCCATCGACATCTACAGCATCCCGCATTTCGTCTGCGACAGCGGCGGCTCGATCTGCGAGGTGGTGGACCCCGACGATCCCGACGATCCGGTTCTGGACGTGCTGGAACGGAACCTGCTGATGGTGTGGATCAAGGGGTCGGACGCCCATACCGCCGAACTGGTCCGCCGCTTCGACCGCGCGCCAAAGCCGATGTATTACCAGCCCGCGTTTCTGGAACGATCCTGGGTCGCCTATCGCGTCGAAAAGGGCCTGCAAGAGCATGAGGTCAATCCCGACGATTTCATCCGCTGGACCTATGCCCGCGCGCTGGCCCATCGACAGCCGCGTTACCGCGCGATGGCGCGGCGCGGCGTGACCGTCACCGCCGAAGAGGTCGCGCAGATCCGCAGCCCCGAAGATTTCGCCGATCTGATTGCCCGCGCCATCGACCGCCGTCAGAACTGA
- the hppD gene encoding 4-hydroxyphenylpyruvate dioxygenase, with product MGPFPHNAPKATISKANPAGTDGFEFVEYAHPEPEKLDTIFRQMGFTPVAKHKSKNITLYRQGDINYLLNADPDSHAAEFVAEHGPCAPAMAWRVVDAQAALKRAVDLGAKEYTGAGKSIDAPAVFGIGGSLLYFIDRYGDTGSAYDADYDWLGEADPRPEGFGFYYLDHLTHNVIRGNMDTWYKFYHDTFNFREIKFFDIKGKQTGLVSRALTSPDGKIRIPINESTDEHSQIEEYLREYKGEGIQHIAIATEDIYAGTDRISDAGMEFMPGPPDTYYEMSHKRVKGHDEPIERMKKHGILIDGEGVVGGGETRILLQIFSKTVIGPIFFEFIQRKGDDGFGEGNFRALFESIEEDQIRRGVLTADPAE from the coding sequence ATGGGTCCTTTCCCGCACAATGCCCCGAAGGCAACCATTTCCAAGGCGAACCCCGCCGGCACCGACGGCTTCGAGTTCGTCGAATACGCCCACCCCGAACCCGAAAAGCTGGACACGATCTTTCGGCAGATGGGCTTCACCCCGGTGGCAAAACACAAAAGCAAAAATATCACCCTGTATCGTCAGGGCGACATCAACTATCTGCTGAACGCCGATCCCGACAGCCACGCGGCAGAATTCGTCGCCGAACACGGCCCCTGCGCGCCCGCCATGGCGTGGCGCGTGGTCGATGCGCAGGCCGCGCTGAAACGCGCCGTCGATCTGGGCGCCAAGGAATATACCGGCGCCGGCAAATCCATCGACGCCCCGGCCGTCTTCGGCATCGGCGGTTCGCTGCTGTATTTCATCGACCGCTATGGCGATACGGGCAGCGCCTATGACGCCGATTATGACTGGCTGGGCGAGGCGGACCCGAGGCCCGAAGGGTTCGGCTTCTACTATCTCGACCACCTGACCCACAACGTGATCCGCGGCAACATGGACACGTGGTACAAGTTCTACCACGACACGTTCAATTTCCGCGAAATCAAGTTCTTCGACATCAAGGGCAAGCAGACCGGGCTGGTCAGCCGCGCCCTGACCTCGCCCGACGGCAAGATCCGCATCCCGATCAACGAATCCACCGACGAACACAGCCAGATCGAGGAATATCTGCGCGAATACAAGGGTGAGGGGATCCAGCACATCGCCATCGCGACCGAGGATATCTATGCCGGTACCGACCGGATCAGCGATGCGGGGATGGAATTCATGCCCGGCCCGCCCGACACCTATTACGAGATGTCGCACAAGCGGGTGAAGGGCCATGACGAGCCGATCGAGCGGATGAAGAAACACGGCATCCTGATCGACGGCGAAGGCGTCGTCGGCGGCGGCGAGACGCGCATCCTGCTGCAGATCTTCTCGAAGACGGTGATCGGCCCGATCTTCTTCGAGTTCATCCAGCGCAAGGGCGATGACGGCTTCGGCGAGGGCAATTTCCGCGCCCTGTTCGAATCGATCGAGGAAGACCAGATCCGCCGCGGCGTGCTGACCGCCGATCCGGCCGAATGA
- a CDS encoding homocysteine S-methyltransferase family protein, which translates to MNGHLPPSPAFAALNWIAAERILILDGAMGTQIQALGLDEDDFTGRASGHACRHHSDHPQKGNNDLLILTQPQAVEDIHYRYAMAGADIVETNTFSSTTIAQADYGLQQAVADLNAEGARVVRRALDRATAEDGRPRFVAGALGPTNRTASISPDVNNPGYRAVTFDDLRAAYLQQATGLIAGGADILLIETIFDTLNAKAAIFACLQAMQAHGQALPLMISGTITDASGRTLSGQTPTAFWHSVRHARPWTVGLNCALGAAAMRPHLAELSGVADTLICAYPNAGLPNAFGQYDEGPQDTARQIADFAREGLVNVVGGCCGTTPEHIRAIADAVAEFSPRKVPEYA; encoded by the coding sequence ATGAACGGACATCTGCCACCCTCCCCTGCCTTTGCGGCGCTGAACTGGATTGCCGCCGAACGCATCCTGATTCTAGACGGTGCGATGGGCACGCAGATCCAGGCTTTGGGTCTGGATGAGGACGACTTTACCGGGCGCGCGTCTGGCCATGCCTGCCGCCATCACAGCGACCATCCGCAAAAGGGCAACAACGACCTGCTGATCCTGACCCAGCCCCAGGCGGTCGAGGACATCCATTATCGTTACGCCATGGCCGGCGCCGATATCGTCGAGACGAACACCTTTTCTTCGACCACCATCGCGCAGGCGGATTACGGGTTGCAGCAGGCAGTCGCCGATCTGAACGCCGAAGGTGCGCGGGTGGTGCGTCGCGCGCTGGACCGCGCCACCGCCGAGGACGGGCGGCCGCGCTTTGTCGCCGGCGCTTTGGGTCCGACGAACCGCACCGCCTCGATCAGCCCGGATGTGAACAATCCGGGCTATCGCGCCGTGACCTTCGACGATCTGCGCGCCGCCTATCTGCAACAGGCCACGGGGCTGATCGCGGGCGGCGCCGACATCCTGCTGATCGAGACGATCTTCGACACGCTGAACGCCAAGGCCGCGATCTTCGCCTGTCTTCAGGCGATGCAGGCGCATGGGCAGGCGCTGCCGCTGATGATTTCGGGCACGATCACGGACGCATCGGGGCGCACCCTGTCGGGGCAGACGCCCACCGCCTTCTGGCATTCGGTGCGCCACGCGCGTCCGTGGACGGTCGGCCTGAACTGCGCGCTTGGCGCCGCCGCCATGCGCCCGCATCTGGCCGAACTGTCGGGCGTGGCCGACACGCTGATCTGCGCTTATCCGAATGCCGGCCTGCCCAACGCGTTCGGCCAGTATGACGAAGGCCCGCAGGACACCGCCCGCCAGATCGCCGATTTCGCGCGCGAGGGTCTTGTGAACGTCGTGGGCGGCTGCTGCGGCACCACGCCCGAACATATCCGCGCCATCGCCGATGCGGTGGCCGAATTCAGCCCGCGAAAGGTCCCCGAATATGCTTGA
- the metH gene encoding methionine synthase gives MLERQLRLSGLEPFVLTPDIPFVNVGERTNVTGSARFRKLITNRDYAAALEVARDQVENGAQIIDVNMDEGLIDSRAAMVEFLNLVAAEPDIARVPVMIDSSKWEVIEAGLQCVQGKPVVNSISMKEGEEQFRHQARLCLAYGAAVVVMAFDEQGQADTAARKIQICERAYRILVDEVGFPPEDIIFDPNVFAIATGIEEHDNYGVDFIEATRWIRQNLPHAHVSGGVSNLSFSFRGNEPVREAMHAVFLYHAIQAGMDMGIVNAGQLAVYDQIDPELREACEDVVLNRQPKGGGTATERMLEIAERYRGDGGVQKREKDLSWRELSVEKRLEHALVNGITEYIEADTEEARQQAERPLHVIEGPLMAGMNVVGDLFGAGKMFLPQVVKSARVMKKAVAILLPFMEEEKRLNGGDDRETAGKVLMATVKGDVHDIGKNIVGVVLACNNYEVIDLGVMVPAQKILEVAREQKVDVIGLSGLITPSLDEMINVASEMEREGFQVPLLIGGATTSKIHTAVKIAPRYEKGPAVYVTDASRAVGVVSSLLSPAQQAAYVDGIRAEYAQVAEKHERSEAAKQRLPLQAARDNALKLDWSNFAAPTPGFTGTRVIEDWDLAQIARYIDWTPFFQTWELKGVYPRILDDEKQGEVARNLFRDAQEMLERIVEGKWFRPRAVVGLWPANAVGDDIRLFTGEDRTEELAMLHTLRQQVTKRGGRPNVALSDFVAPEGRRDYVGGFVVTAGSEEQEISLRYERANDDYAAIMVKALADRIAEAMAEMLHERVRKEFWGYAPDEAYTPAELIAEPYDGIRPAPGYPAQPDHTEKPTLFRLLDAEAATGVRLTESMAMWPGSSVSGLYIGHPDAYYFGVAKIEEDQARDYAARKGMTLEETERWLAPVLNYVPRDAAA, from the coding sequence ATGCTTGAGCGTCAGCTGCGCCTGTCGGGTCTGGAACCCTTTGTCCTGACGCCCGACATCCCCTTCGTGAACGTGGGCGAGCGCACCAATGTCACCGGCAGCGCCCGGTTCCGCAAGCTGATCACCAACCGCGACTATGCCGCGGCGCTGGAGGTTGCGCGCGATCAGGTGGAAAACGGCGCCCAGATCATCGACGTCAACATGGATGAGGGGCTGATCGACAGCCGCGCCGCCATGGTCGAGTTCCTGAACCTGGTCGCGGCCGAACCCGACATCGCCCGCGTCCCGGTGATGATCGACAGCTCCAAATGGGAGGTGATCGAGGCCGGGCTGCAATGCGTGCAGGGCAAGCCGGTGGTCAACTCGATCAGCATGAAGGAAGGCGAGGAACAGTTTCGCCATCAGGCGCGGCTGTGCCTGGCCTATGGCGCGGCGGTCGTGGTCATGGCCTTCGACGAACAGGGTCAGGCCGACACGGCCGCGCGCAAGATCCAGATCTGCGAACGCGCCTATCGCATCCTTGTCGACGAGGTGGGGTTCCCGCCCGAAGACATCATCTTCGATCCGAACGTCTTCGCCATCGCCACCGGGATCGAGGAACACGACAATTACGGCGTCGATTTCATCGAGGCCACACGCTGGATTCGCCAGAACCTGCCCCACGCGCATGTCTCGGGCGGGGTGTCGAACCTGTCCTTCAGTTTCCGCGGCAACGAACCCGTGCGCGAGGCGATGCATGCGGTGTTCCTGTATCACGCCATTCAGGCGGGCATGGACATGGGCATCGTCAATGCCGGGCAACTGGCCGTCTATGACCAGATCGACCCCGAACTGCGCGAGGCGTGCGAGGACGTGGTGCTGAACCGCCAGCCCAAGGGCGGCGGCACCGCGACCGAACGGATGCTGGAGATCGCTGAACGCTATCGCGGCGACGGCGGCGTGCAGAAGCGCGAGAAAGACCTGTCCTGGCGCGAACTGAGCGTCGAGAAACGGCTGGAACACGCGCTGGTCAACGGCATCACCGAATATATCGAGGCCGACACCGAAGAGGCCCGCCAGCAGGCCGAACGCCCGCTGCACGTGATCGAAGGGCCGCTGATGGCCGGGATGAACGTGGTCGGCGATCTGTTCGGCGCGGGCAAGATGTTTCTGCCGCAGGTGGTGAAATCGGCGCGCGTGATGAAAAAGGCCGTCGCCATCCTTCTGCCCTTTATGGAAGAGGAAAAGCGCCTGAACGGCGGCGACGATCGCGAAACGGCCGGCAAGGTGCTGATGGCCACCGTCAAGGGCGACGTCCACGATATCGGCAAGAACATCGTCGGCGTCGTGCTGGCCTGCAACAATTACGAGGTGATCGATCTGGGCGTGATGGTTCCGGCCCAGAAGATCCTCGAGGTCGCCCGGGAACAGAAGGTCGATGTGATCGGGTTGTCCGGCCTGATCACCCCGTCGCTGGACGAGATGATCAACGTCGCCTCCGAGATGGAGCGCGAGGGGTTCCAGGTGCCGCTGCTGATCGGCGGGGCCACGACCTCGAAGATCCACACAGCGGTCAAGATCGCGCCCCGCTATGAAAAGGGGCCGGCGGTCTATGTCACCGATGCCAGCCGGGCGGTGGGCGTGGTCTCGTCGCTTCTGTCACCGGCGCAGCAGGCGGCCTATGTCGATGGCATCCGCGCGGAATATGCGCAGGTGGCCGAAAAACACGAACGGTCCGAGGCCGCCAAGCAGCGCCTGCCGCTTCAGGCCGCGCGGGACAACGCGCTGAAACTGGACTGGTCGAACTTTGCCGCGCCGACGCCCGGCTTCACCGGCACCCGCGTCATCGAGGACTGGGATCTGGCCCAGATCGCGCGTTACATCGACTGGACGCCGTTCTTCCAGACATGGGAATTGAAGGGCGTCTATCCCCGCATCCTGGACGACGAGAAACAGGGCGAGGTCGCGCGCAACCTGTTCCGCGATGCGCAAGAGATGCTGGAACGGATCGTCGAGGGCAAATGGTTCCGGCCGCGCGCCGTGGTGGGGTTGTGGCCCGCAAACGCGGTGGGCGACGATATCCGCCTGTTCACCGGCGAGGACCGGACCGAGGAGCTGGCGATGCTGCACACGCTGCGCCAGCAGGTCACGAAGCGTGGCGGCCGGCCCAACGTGGCGCTGTCGGACTTTGTCGCGCCCGAAGGGCGGCGCGATTACGTCGGCGGGTTCGTCGTCACCGCAGGCTCGGAAGAGCAGGAGATTTCGCTGCGCTATGAACGCGCCAATGACGATTACGCCGCGATCATGGTCAAGGCGCTGGCCGACCGTATCGCCGAGGCGATGGCCGAGATGCTGCATGAACGCGTGCGCAAGGAGTTCTGGGGCTATGCTCCGGACGAAGCCTATACCCCGGCCGAGTTGATCGCCGAACCCTATGACGGCATCCGCCCCGCGCCCGGCTATCCTGCCCAGCCCGACCACACCGAAAAGCCGACCCTGTTCCGGCTGCTGGACGCCGAGGCCGCGACCGGGGTCAGGCTGACCGAATCGATGGCGATGTGGCCCGGATCGTCGGTGTCGGGCCTTTATATCGGGCACCCCGACGCGTATTATTTCGGCGTGGCCAAGATCGAAGAGGATCAGGCCCGCGACTATGCCGCGCGCAAGGGCATGACGCTTGAGGAAACCGAACGCTGGCTGGCGCCGGTGCTGAACTATGTCCCCCGCGACGCCGCCGCCTGA
- the ppk2 gene encoding polyphosphate kinase 2, which translates to MPGSTPAMRELPLVGQISDYLEHGAPKPVRKSIEKADRDDILDPDYPYRAEMDKDDYEDHLEALQLQLVRMMHDISAARKRLVVLFEGRDAAGKGGTIERVRENLNPRSCYIVALPKPTEREQGQWYFQRYADRLPAAGEIALFDRSWYNRGVVERVFGFSTDHQRNAFFRQLPSFEQMLVDDGIILVKLWLNVGRAEQLRRFLDRENDPLKQWKLSPVDVEGLAKWDDYTTAIRDTLNLSHSPIAPWTVIRSDDKRRARIAAIQTILHAVDYAGKDRRAIGDIDAQIAGDPELLLT; encoded by the coding sequence ATGCCCGGATCGACCCCCGCGATGCGCGAACTGCCCCTGGTCGGGCAGATCAGCGACTATCTGGAACATGGCGCGCCCAAACCGGTCCGCAAATCCATCGAAAAGGCGGATCGCGACGACATCCTCGATCCGGACTATCCCTATCGCGCGGAAATGGACAAGGACGACTACGAGGATCATCTTGAGGCGTTGCAGCTGCAACTGGTGCGGATGATGCACGATATTTCCGCCGCCCGGAAACGTCTGGTCGTCCTGTTCGAGGGGCGCGACGCCGCCGGCAAGGGCGGCACCATCGAACGCGTGCGCGAAAACCTGAACCCCCGGTCATGCTATATCGTCGCGCTTCCAAAACCGACCGAGCGTGAACAGGGCCAGTGGTATTTCCAGCGCTATGCCGACCGTCTGCCCGCCGCCGGCGAAATCGCGCTGTTCGACCGCAGCTGGTACAATCGCGGCGTGGTCGAACGGGTCTTCGGCTTTTCCACCGACCATCAGCGCAACGCCTTTTTCCGCCAGCTTCCGTCCTTCGAACAGATGCTGGTCGATGACGGCATCATCCTGGTCAAGCTGTGGCTGAATGTCGGCCGCGCCGAACAGCTGCGCCGGTTCCTGGACCGCGAAAACGATCCGCTGAAGCAATGGAAATTGTCGCCCGTCGACGTGGAAGGGCTGGCGAAATGGGACGACTACACCACCGCCATCCGCGACACGCTGAACCTGTCCCATTCGCCCATCGCGCCGTGGACGGTGATCCGGTCCGATGACAAGCGGCGCGCCCGCATCGCCGCGATCCAGACGATCCTGCACGCGGTGGATTATGCCGGCAAGGATCGCCGCGCCATCGGCGACATCGACGCCCAAATCGCGGGCGATCCCGAATTGCTGCTGACCTGA
- a CDS encoding ABC transporter substrate-binding protein translates to MRLLTTTTLVSALAGAAFAADSELTVFDWAGFEEPSIFQGYIDKHGDSPTFAFYGDDDEAFQKIASGFKADVAHPCSQMISKYRDAGLIEPWDTSKIPNFNKIDPEFLDSPIFKDDQGVWYIPTDWGATAVAYNPETVPAEDVSTLQIFVDPKYQGRTSLPDSPDDVWALAYLATGTTDWTDVTDEQFQKAADWLRQAHQNVAAYWSDPSEQAQLMASGAVDVAWSWNDGVTYLKADNYPIAFQRAADEGSSTFFCGFVNLKDGPGNEEKAYDFINAWLEPSAGQALLDTIGYGHTSTEAMATVEDDPAVKEGLSPVDAPILAQTPNSPEQRERQQAEFEKIKAGF, encoded by the coding sequence ATGCGCTTGCTGACCACCACCACGCTGGTTTCCGCCCTTGCCGGAGCCGCCTTCGCCGCCGATTCGGAACTGACCGTCTTTGACTGGGCGGGATTCGAGGAACCGTCGATCTTTCAGGGCTATATCGACAAGCACGGCGACAGCCCGACATTCGCCTTCTATGGCGACGACGACGAGGCGTTCCAGAAGATCGCCTCGGGGTTTAAGGCCGATGTGGCCCATCCGTGCAGCCAGATGATCAGCAAATATCGCGACGCCGGGCTGATCGAGCCGTGGGACACCTCGAAGATCCCGAATTTCAACAAGATCGACCCGGAATTCCTGGATTCGCCCATCTTCAAGGACGATCAGGGCGTCTGGTATATCCCCACCGACTGGGGCGCGACGGCCGTGGCCTACAACCCCGAAACCGTCCCGGCCGAGGATGTGTCGACCCTGCAGATCTTTGTCGATCCGAAATATCAGGGCCGCACATCCCTGCCCGACAGCCCCGACGATGTCTGGGCGCTGGCCTATCTGGCGACCGGCACGACGGACTGGACCGACGTGACCGACGAACAGTTCCAGAAGGCAGCCGACTGGCTGCGCCAGGCGCATCAGAACGTCGCGGCCTACTGGTCCGACCCGTCCGAACAGGCGCAGCTGATGGCGTCGGGGGCGGTCGATGTGGCGTGGTCGTGGAACGACGGCGTGACCTATCTGAAGGCCGACAACTATCCCATCGCGTTCCAGCGTGCCGCCGACGAAGGGTCCTCGACCTTCTTCTGCGGGTTCGTCAATCTGAAGGACGGGCCGGGCAACGAGGAAAAGGCCTATGATTTCATCAACGCATGGCTGGAGCCGTCGGCGGGACAGGCGCTGCTGGACACGATCGGCTATGGCCACACCTCGACCGAGGCGATGGCCACGGTCGAGGACGACCCGGCGGTGAAGGAAGGTCTGTCGCCCGTCGATGCGCCGATACTGGCGCAGACGCCCAATTCGCCCGAACAGCGCGAACGCCAGCAGGCCGAGTTCGAGAAGATCAAGGCGGGTTTCTGA
- a CDS encoding dodecin, translating into MNDHVYKYVDLVGTSTESIEDAVQNAVGRASETIRNLRWFEIRQTRGHIEDGRVRHYQVELRAAFTLDPGDADD; encoded by the coding sequence ATGAACGATCACGTCTATAAATATGTCGACCTTGTCGGGACCTCGACCGAAAGCATCGAGGATGCGGTCCAGAACGCGGTCGGGCGGGCCAGCGAAACGATCCGCAACCTGCGCTGGTTCGAGATCCGCCAGACCCGCGGCCATATCGAGGATGGCCGGGTGCGGCATTATCAGGTCGAGTTGCGGGCGGCCTTCACGCTGGATCCGGGCGACGCCGACGACTGA
- a CDS encoding Lrp/AsnC family transcriptional regulator, translating to MELDSFDIALLAALQRDGSMTNAALAEIVNLSPSQCSRRRAALEQAGVIEGYVARLSATRLGHGLRAIIRVNLSSHGQTKEDDFARFVTAHPQIRSAFSVSGDADYVLDIRARDLDAFADFVHRHLLPHPQVAQVRSEIVLKTLKDERGVALP from the coding sequence ATGGAACTGGACAGCTTCGATATTGCACTGCTTGCCGCATTGCAGCGCGACGGGTCGATGACCAACGCGGCGCTGGCCGAGATCGTCAACCTGTCGCCGTCGCAATGTTCGCGCCGGCGCGCGGCGCTGGAACAGGCCGGCGTGATCGAGGGATATGTCGCAAGGCTCAGCGCGACCAGGCTGGGACACGGGCTGCGGGCGATTATCCGCGTGAACCTGTCCAGCCACGGCCAGACGAAAGAGGATGATTTCGCCCGCTTCGTCACCGCCCATCCGCAGATCCGGTCGGCGTTCTCGGTCTCGGGCGACGCCGATTACGTGCTGGACATCCGGGCGCGCGATCTGGACGCCTTTGCCGATTTCGTCCACCGCCACCTGCTGCCGCATCCGCAGGTGGCACAGGTCCGGTCCGAGATCGTGCTGAAGACGCTGAAGGACGAACGCGGCGTCGCGCTGCCGTGA
- a CDS encoding homoserine O-succinyltransferase: MPITLNEDLPAFHILSQEGVMVMSPGRAAKQDIRPLRIGLLNLMPKKIQTENQFARLIGATPLQIDFQLIRMSDHESRNTAADHMESFYRPFREVEASGEKFDGLVITGAPIEHLPFEQVSYWPELTRVFDWTRTHVHSTFGVCWGGMAMAWHFHGLPKHLLAQKAFGCFRHRNLAPASPYLRGFSDDVLVPVSRWTEVRQPEVDAIPGLTTLLASDEVGPCLVEDPGHRAVYVFNHFEYDSTTLKEEHDRDIASGRSIGVPRNYYPDDDPAMPPTNRWRSHAHLLYGNWINEIYQTTWYDMTRIGGG; encoded by the coding sequence ATGCCCATCACCCTGAACGAAGACCTGCCCGCCTTCCACATCCTATCGCAGGAAGGCGTCATGGTGATGAGCCCCGGCCGCGCCGCCAAGCAGGACATCCGCCCGCTGCGGATCGGCCTGCTGAACCTGATGCCCAAGAAGATCCAGACCGAAAACCAGTTCGCCCGGCTGATCGGCGCCACGCCGCTGCAGATCGACTTTCAGCTGATCCGCATGTCCGACCACGAAAGCCGCAACACCGCGGCCGATCACATGGAAAGCTTCTATCGCCCCTTCCGCGAGGTCGAGGCGTCGGGCGAGAAATTCGACGGCCTCGTCATCACCGGCGCGCCGATCGAACATCTGCCGTTCGAACAGGTCTCGTACTGGCCGGAGCTGACCCGCGTCTTCGACTGGACCCGGACCCATGTCCATTCCACCTTCGGCGTGTGCTGGGGCGGCATGGCGATGGCGTGGCATTTCCACGGCCTGCCCAAGCACCTGCTGGCGCAGAAGGCGTTCGGCTGTTTCCGGCACCGGAACCTTGCGCCCGCCTCGCCCTATCTGCGCGGTTTTTCGGATGACGTGCTGGTCCCCGTCAGCCGCTGGACCGAGGTGCGCCAGCCCGAGGTCGATGCCATTCCCGGCCTGACCACCCTTCTGGCCAGCGACGAGGTCGGCCCCTGCCTGGTCGAGGATCCGGGCCACCGTGCCGTCTATGTCTTCAACCATTTCGAATATGACAGCACCACGCTGAAGGAAGAACACGACCGCGACATCGCCTCGGGCAGGTCGATCGGGGTGCCGCGCAACTATTATCCAGACGACGATCCGGCAATGCCGCCCACGAACCGCTGGCGCAGCCATGCCCATCTGCTTTACGGAAACTGGATCAACGAGATTTACCAGACCACCTGGTATGACATGACCCGAATCGGAGGCGGCTGA
- a CDS encoding SDR family oxidoreductase, whose amino-acid sequence MDLSHSRAIVTGGASGLGAATAQHFRDRGAQVTVLDRDPDGAEAAGAMGAAFVQTDVTDEASVAAAIADAVDRMGSIDVCVNCAGIAIGEKTVGRDGPHSLSSFRRTVEINLIGSFNTLRLAAAEMARNSREENGVIVNTASIAAFDGQKGQAAYAASKAGIAGMTLPIARDLAGQGIRVCAIAPGIFGTPMLRGLPQEVQDSLAAEVPFPARLGDPAEFARLAAFIVENAYLNGEVIRLDGALRMR is encoded by the coding sequence ATGGATCTTTCACACAGCCGCGCCATCGTGACCGGCGGCGCATCGGGGCTGGGCGCGGCGACGGCGCAGCATTTCCGCGACCGGGGCGCGCAGGTCACGGTTCTGGACCGCGACCCCGACGGCGCCGAGGCCGCCGGCGCGATGGGCGCGGCATTCGTGCAGACCGACGTGACCGACGAAGCCAGCGTCGCTGCGGCCATCGCCGATGCGGTCGACCGGATGGGCAGCATAGATGTGTGCGTGAACTGCGCCGGGATCGCGATCGGCGAAAAGACCGTCGGTCGCGACGGGCCGCACAGCCTGTCGTCGTTCCGCCGCACGGTCGAGATCAACCTGATCGGCAGCTTCAACACCCTGCGCCTTGCCGCCGCCGAAATGGCCCGCAACAGCCGCGAGGAAAACGGCGTGATCGTCAACACCGCATCCATCGCCGCCTTTGACGGGCAGAAGGGACAGGCCGCCTATGCCGCCTCGAAGGCCGGGATCGCCGGCATGACCCTGCCCATCGCGCGCGATCTGGCCGGTCAGGGCATCCGCGTCTGCGCCATCGCGCCCGGCATCTTCGGCACGCCCATGCTGCGCGGCCTGCCGCAAGAGGTGCAGGACAGCCTGGCCGCCGAGGTGCCGTTCCCCGCACGGCTTGGCGATCCGGCGGAATTTGCCCGCCTTGCGGCCTTCATCGTCGAGAACGCCTATCTGAACGGCGAGGTGATCCGGCTGGACGGCGCGCTGCGCATGCGCTGA